In Elusimicrobiaceae bacterium, one DNA window encodes the following:
- the rplX gene encoding 50S ribosomal protein L24, with amino-acid sequence MQVKKNDTVLILSGKDKGKKGEVKSVNPSKNQVTVVGINMISKHVKPSQNKQGGIQKMEAPLDASNVAVVCGKCKKAMTPKIQILENGEKVRVCRKCNETLI; translated from the coding sequence ATGCAAGTCAAGAAAAACGATACTGTATTGATCTTGTCCGGTAAAGATAAAGGCAAGAAAGGGGAAGTGAAATCTGTCAATCCGTCCAAAAACCAAGTAACGGTTGTCGGTATTAACATGATTTCCAAACATGTGAAACCTTCCCAAAATAAACAGGGCGGCATTCAAAAGATGGAAGCTCCGTTGGACGCCTCCAATGTCGCCGTCGTTTGCGGTAAATGCAAAAAAGCCATGACCCCCAAAATCCAAATTTTGGAAAATGGCGAAAAAGTGCGTGTCTGCCGCAAATGCAACGAAACGCTCATTTAA